One window from the genome of Anguilla rostrata isolate EN2019 chromosome 5, ASM1855537v3, whole genome shotgun sequence encodes:
- the LOC135254607 gene encoding RNA-binding protein 47-like isoform X2 has translation MRLDGSSSMTAEDPASASDMSNPNPAGSKPVGYAHHSPEAVPEGVAGAPNEGALVSLMERTGYGMVQENGQRKYGPPPGWEGPAPQRGCEIFVGKIPRDVYEDELVPIFETVGRIYEMRLMMDFDGKNRGYAFVMYTQKQEAKRAVRELNNYEVRPGRLLGVCCSVDNCRLFIGGIPKTKKREEILEEVSKVTEGVLDVIVYASAADKMKNRGFAFVEYESHRAAAMARRKLMPGRIQLWGHQIAVDWAEPEIDVDEDVMETVKILYVRNLMMETSEEMLRQIFSQFNPGCVERVKKIRDYAFVHFASREDAVVAMDNLNGTEVEGSCVEVTLAKPVDKEQYTRYQKASKGAATTAPDTSQPSYVYQCDPYTLAFYGYPYSTLIGPNRDYFVKGTVRGRGRAASGNRAPGPRGSYLGGYSAGRGIYSRYHEGKPKQQDKPYELMPSLELTQVNSVGMKPGTMALPALGGQYPMFPAGTAGKVMEEGKMHGMEHLISPLALQHDHTGAPTAATVLPAVSTPPPFQGRPITPVYAMAHGVQRIPAAANLYGTSYIPITHANSAAMAAALQKNAAVAAAYGGYAGYMPQAFPAATFQMPIHDMYPTY, from the exons ATGCGATTGGATGGTAGCAGCAGTATGACAGCAGAAGACCCCGCCTCTGCATCCGATATGAGTAACCCAAACCCCGCTGGATCCAAACCCGTCGGCTACGCCCACCACTCCCCCGAGGCCGTCCCGGAGGGCGTGGCCGGCGCCCCCAACGAGGGCGCCCTGGTGTCCCTGATGGAGCGCACGGGCTACGGCATGGTGCAGGAGAACGGCCAGCGAAAGTACGGCCCCCCGCCCGGGTGGGAGGGCCCCGCCCCGCAGCGGGGCTGCGAGATCTTCGTGGGGAAGATCCCGCGGGACGTCTACGAGGACGAGCTGGTGCCCATCTTCGAGACGGTGGGGCGCATCTACGAGATGCGCCTGATGATGGACTTCGACGGGAAGAACCGGGGCTACGCCTTCGTCATGTACACGCAGAAGCAGGAGGCCAAGCGCGCCGTGCGGGAGCTCAACAACTACGAGGTGCGCCCGGGCCGCCTCCTGGGCGTCTGCTGCTCCGTGGACAACTGCCGCCTCTTCATCGGGGGCATCCCGAAAACCAAGAAGCGCGAGGAGATCCTGGAGGAGGTCTCCAAGGTGACGGAGGGCGTGCTGGACGTCATCGTGTACGCCAGCGCCGCCGACAAGATGAAGAACCGCGGCTTCGCCTTCGTGGAGTACGAGAGCCACCGGGCGGCGGCCATGGCCCGGCGCAAGCTGATGCCAGGCCGGATCCAGCTGTGGGGCCACCAGATCGCCGTGGACTGGGCGGAGCCCGAGATCGACGTGGACGAGGACGTGATGGAGACGGTCAAGATCCTGTACGTCCGCAACCTGATGATGGAGACGTCGGAGGAGATGCTGCGGCAGATCTTCAGCCAGTTCAACCCGGGCTGCGTGGAGCGCGTCAAGAAGATCCGCGACTACGCCTTCGTGCACTTCGCCAGCCGCGAGGACGCCGTCGTCGCCATGGACAACCTCAACGGCACCGAGGTGGAGGGCTCCTGCGTGGAGGTCACCCTGGCCAAGCCCGTCGACAAGGAGCAGTACACCCGCTACCAGAAGGCCTCCAAGGGCGCCGCCACCACCGCTCCGGACACCTCCCAGCCCAGCTACGTTTACCAGTGCGACCCCTACACGCTAGCCTTCTACGGATACCCCTACAGCACGCTGATAGGACCCAACAGAGACTACTTCGTGAAAG GTACTGTAAGAGGCCGGGGGCGCGCGGCCAGCGGGAATAGGGCCCCGGGGCCCCGTGGCTCCTACCTGGGGGGTTACTCGGCCGGGCGGGGCATCTACAGCCGCTACCACGAAGGGAAGCCCAAGCAGCAGGACAAGCCCTACGAGCTGATGCCCAGTCTGGAGCTGACCCAGGTCAACTCAGTGGGCATGAAGCCCGGCACAA TGGCGCTCCCGGCCCTGGGGGGCCAGTACCCCATGTTCCCTGCTGGCACCGCTGGTAAAGTCATGGAGGAGGGGAAGATGCACGGGATGGAGCACCTCATCAGCCCCCTGGCTCTCCAGCACGACCACACGGGGGCTCCCACAGCCGCAACGGTCCTGCCAGCTGtgtccaccccacccccgttcCAG GGTCGCCCCATCACCCCAGTGTACGCCATGGCGCATGGCGTCCAGCGCATCCCCGCCGCTGCCAACCTGTACGGGACCAGCTACATCCCCATCACGCACGCCAACTCCGCCGCCATGGCGGCAGCCCTGCAGAAGAacgcggcggtggcggcggcctACGGGGGTTACGCCGGATACATGCCCCAGGCCTTCCCCGCCGCCACCTTCCAGATGCCCATCCACGACATGTACCCGACATACTGA
- the LOC135254607 gene encoding RNA-binding protein 47-like isoform X1: protein MRLDGSSSMTAEDPASASDMSNPNPAGSKPVGYAHHSPEAVPEGVAGAPNEGALVSLMERTGYGMVQENGQRKYGPPPGWEGPAPQRGCEIFVGKIPRDVYEDELVPIFETVGRIYEMRLMMDFDGKNRGYAFVMYTQKQEAKRAVRELNNYEVRPGRLLGVCCSVDNCRLFIGGIPKTKKREEILEEVSKVTEGVLDVIVYASAADKMKNRGFAFVEYESHRAAAMARRKLMPGRIQLWGHQIAVDWAEPEIDVDEDVMETVKILYVRNLMMETSEEMLRQIFSQFNPGCVERVKKIRDYAFVHFASREDAVVAMDNLNGTEVEGSCVEVTLAKPVDKEQYTRYQKASKGAATTAPDTSQPSYVYQCDPYTLAFYGYPYSTLIGPNRDYFVKAGTVRGRGRAASGNRAPGPRGSYLGGYSAGRGIYSRYHEGKPKQQDKPYELMPSLELTQVNSVGMKPGTMALPALGGQYPMFPAGTAGKVMEEGKMHGMEHLISPLALQHDHTGAPTAATVLPAVSTPPPFQGRPITPVYAMAHGVQRIPAAANLYGTSYIPITHANSAAMAAALQKNAAVAAAYGGYAGYMPQAFPAATFQMPIHDMYPTY from the exons ATGCGATTGGATGGTAGCAGCAGTATGACAGCAGAAGACCCCGCCTCTGCATCCGATATGAGTAACCCAAACCCCGCTGGATCCAAACCCGTCGGCTACGCCCACCACTCCCCCGAGGCCGTCCCGGAGGGCGTGGCCGGCGCCCCCAACGAGGGCGCCCTGGTGTCCCTGATGGAGCGCACGGGCTACGGCATGGTGCAGGAGAACGGCCAGCGAAAGTACGGCCCCCCGCCCGGGTGGGAGGGCCCCGCCCCGCAGCGGGGCTGCGAGATCTTCGTGGGGAAGATCCCGCGGGACGTCTACGAGGACGAGCTGGTGCCCATCTTCGAGACGGTGGGGCGCATCTACGAGATGCGCCTGATGATGGACTTCGACGGGAAGAACCGGGGCTACGCCTTCGTCATGTACACGCAGAAGCAGGAGGCCAAGCGCGCCGTGCGGGAGCTCAACAACTACGAGGTGCGCCCGGGCCGCCTCCTGGGCGTCTGCTGCTCCGTGGACAACTGCCGCCTCTTCATCGGGGGCATCCCGAAAACCAAGAAGCGCGAGGAGATCCTGGAGGAGGTCTCCAAGGTGACGGAGGGCGTGCTGGACGTCATCGTGTACGCCAGCGCCGCCGACAAGATGAAGAACCGCGGCTTCGCCTTCGTGGAGTACGAGAGCCACCGGGCGGCGGCCATGGCCCGGCGCAAGCTGATGCCAGGCCGGATCCAGCTGTGGGGCCACCAGATCGCCGTGGACTGGGCGGAGCCCGAGATCGACGTGGACGAGGACGTGATGGAGACGGTCAAGATCCTGTACGTCCGCAACCTGATGATGGAGACGTCGGAGGAGATGCTGCGGCAGATCTTCAGCCAGTTCAACCCGGGCTGCGTGGAGCGCGTCAAGAAGATCCGCGACTACGCCTTCGTGCACTTCGCCAGCCGCGAGGACGCCGTCGTCGCCATGGACAACCTCAACGGCACCGAGGTGGAGGGCTCCTGCGTGGAGGTCACCCTGGCCAAGCCCGTCGACAAGGAGCAGTACACCCGCTACCAGAAGGCCTCCAAGGGCGCCGCCACCACCGCTCCGGACACCTCCCAGCCCAGCTACGTTTACCAGTGCGACCCCTACACGCTAGCCTTCTACGGATACCCCTACAGCACGCTGATAGGACCCAACAGAGACTACTTCGTGAAAG CAGGTACTGTAAGAGGCCGGGGGCGCGCGGCCAGCGGGAATAGGGCCCCGGGGCCCCGTGGCTCCTACCTGGGGGGTTACTCGGCCGGGCGGGGCATCTACAGCCGCTACCACGAAGGGAAGCCCAAGCAGCAGGACAAGCCCTACGAGCTGATGCCCAGTCTGGAGCTGACCCAGGTCAACTCAGTGGGCATGAAGCCCGGCACAA TGGCGCTCCCGGCCCTGGGGGGCCAGTACCCCATGTTCCCTGCTGGCACCGCTGGTAAAGTCATGGAGGAGGGGAAGATGCACGGGATGGAGCACCTCATCAGCCCCCTGGCTCTCCAGCACGACCACACGGGGGCTCCCACAGCCGCAACGGTCCTGCCAGCTGtgtccaccccacccccgttcCAG GGTCGCCCCATCACCCCAGTGTACGCCATGGCGCATGGCGTCCAGCGCATCCCCGCCGCTGCCAACCTGTACGGGACCAGCTACATCCCCATCACGCACGCCAACTCCGCCGCCATGGCGGCAGCCCTGCAGAAGAacgcggcggtggcggcggcctACGGGGGTTACGCCGGATACATGCCCCAGGCCTTCCCCGCCGCCACCTTCCAGATGCCCATCCACGACATGTACCCGACATACTGA
- the LOC135254607 gene encoding RNA-binding protein 47-like isoform X3, whose amino-acid sequence MRLDGSSSMTAEDPASASDMSNPNPAGSKPVGYAHHSPEAVPEGVAGAPNEGALVSLMERTGYGMVQENGQRKYGPPPGWEGPAPQRGCEIFVGKIPRDVYEDELVPIFETVGRIYEMRLMMDFDGKNRGYAFVMYTQKQEAKRAVRELNNYEVRPGRLLGVCCSVDNCRLFIGGIPKTKKREEILEEVSKVTEGVLDVIVYASAADKMKNRGFAFVEYESHRAAAMARRKLMPGRIQLWGHQIAVDWAEPEIDVDEDVMETVKILYVRNLMMETSEEMLRQIFSQFNPGCVERVKKIRDYAFVHFASREDAVVAMDNLNGTEVEGSCVEVTLAKPVDKEQYTRYQKASKGAATTAPDTSQPSYVYQCDPYTLAFYGYPYSTLIGPNRDYFVKVALPALGGQYPMFPAGTAGKVMEEGKMHGMEHLISPLALQHDHTGAPTAATVLPAVSTPPPFQGRPITPVYAMAHGVQRIPAAANLYGTSYIPITHANSAAMAAALQKNAAVAAAYGGYAGYMPQAFPAATFQMPIHDMYPTY is encoded by the exons ATGCGATTGGATGGTAGCAGCAGTATGACAGCAGAAGACCCCGCCTCTGCATCCGATATGAGTAACCCAAACCCCGCTGGATCCAAACCCGTCGGCTACGCCCACCACTCCCCCGAGGCCGTCCCGGAGGGCGTGGCCGGCGCCCCCAACGAGGGCGCCCTGGTGTCCCTGATGGAGCGCACGGGCTACGGCATGGTGCAGGAGAACGGCCAGCGAAAGTACGGCCCCCCGCCCGGGTGGGAGGGCCCCGCCCCGCAGCGGGGCTGCGAGATCTTCGTGGGGAAGATCCCGCGGGACGTCTACGAGGACGAGCTGGTGCCCATCTTCGAGACGGTGGGGCGCATCTACGAGATGCGCCTGATGATGGACTTCGACGGGAAGAACCGGGGCTACGCCTTCGTCATGTACACGCAGAAGCAGGAGGCCAAGCGCGCCGTGCGGGAGCTCAACAACTACGAGGTGCGCCCGGGCCGCCTCCTGGGCGTCTGCTGCTCCGTGGACAACTGCCGCCTCTTCATCGGGGGCATCCCGAAAACCAAGAAGCGCGAGGAGATCCTGGAGGAGGTCTCCAAGGTGACGGAGGGCGTGCTGGACGTCATCGTGTACGCCAGCGCCGCCGACAAGATGAAGAACCGCGGCTTCGCCTTCGTGGAGTACGAGAGCCACCGGGCGGCGGCCATGGCCCGGCGCAAGCTGATGCCAGGCCGGATCCAGCTGTGGGGCCACCAGATCGCCGTGGACTGGGCGGAGCCCGAGATCGACGTGGACGAGGACGTGATGGAGACGGTCAAGATCCTGTACGTCCGCAACCTGATGATGGAGACGTCGGAGGAGATGCTGCGGCAGATCTTCAGCCAGTTCAACCCGGGCTGCGTGGAGCGCGTCAAGAAGATCCGCGACTACGCCTTCGTGCACTTCGCCAGCCGCGAGGACGCCGTCGTCGCCATGGACAACCTCAACGGCACCGAGGTGGAGGGCTCCTGCGTGGAGGTCACCCTGGCCAAGCCCGTCGACAAGGAGCAGTACACCCGCTACCAGAAGGCCTCCAAGGGCGCCGCCACCACCGCTCCGGACACCTCCCAGCCCAGCTACGTTTACCAGTGCGACCCCTACACGCTAGCCTTCTACGGATACCCCTACAGCACGCTGATAGGACCCAACAGAGACTACTTCGTGAAAG TGGCGCTCCCGGCCCTGGGGGGCCAGTACCCCATGTTCCCTGCTGGCACCGCTGGTAAAGTCATGGAGGAGGGGAAGATGCACGGGATGGAGCACCTCATCAGCCCCCTGGCTCTCCAGCACGACCACACGGGGGCTCCCACAGCCGCAACGGTCCTGCCAGCTGtgtccaccccacccccgttcCAG GGTCGCCCCATCACCCCAGTGTACGCCATGGCGCATGGCGTCCAGCGCATCCCCGCCGCTGCCAACCTGTACGGGACCAGCTACATCCCCATCACGCACGCCAACTCCGCCGCCATGGCGGCAGCCCTGCAGAAGAacgcggcggtggcggcggcctACGGGGGTTACGCCGGATACATGCCCCAGGCCTTCCCCGCCGCCACCTTCCAGATGCCCATCCACGACATGTACCCGACATACTGA